In one Nitrososphaera viennensis EN76 genomic region, the following are encoded:
- a CDS encoding YncE family protein, with the protein MQAGLAAIMGILLFAPYLLEAQHSFGQQQDGNETFMEMPIERFIPYGNNTLNVHDIGIDTSRQILFFTDSDNRALVLYDLRNNITKSVEIGPYPYAVAVNSTTDKAYVMHACNCPAGLDVTVVDYSKGIESARVEDTVVGVSRYAAPIALNPNTGRVYVGSGSGSLTVIDGSNNNEIVGRIGKSINVQGIDVNPKTNEVYVIDNATTLYKIDGATNKVVGNVTIGLPPDEVNATGNILKAIAVNPDTNVVYVINQILYGSRSPNEGVSFSTGYLVAVNGTSNAIISPDITKSSLYLTINSNTNTIYVMSGGGIVEVDGLSNDVVLRGYVPNLEEYISHLVVDESTNKLYLQGQTGIFQVSDNDNKVNAPEFHNYFVMLVPALAITAAVILTRRHSNKGH; encoded by the coding sequence TTGCAAGCTGGACTTGCGGCCATAATGGGCATTCTGTTATTTGCTCCATACTTATTGGAAGCGCAGCATTCTTTCGGTCAACAACAGGACGGTAATGAAACTTTCATGGAGATGCCAATTGAAAGGTTCATTCCCTATGGGAATAATACTTTGAATGTGCACGACATTGGAATAGACACGTCTAGGCAAATCCTGTTCTTTACAGACAGTGACAATCGGGCACTGGTACTCTATGATTTAAGAAACAACATCACAAAGAGCGTGGAAATAGGACCCTATCCATACGCTGTTGCAGTCAACTCTACTACGGATAAAGCTTATGTCATGCATGCGTGCAACTGCCCTGCGGGACTTGATGTAACCGTAGTAGATTATTCTAAAGGAATTGAATCTGCCAGGGTTGAAGATACTGTAGTCGGCGTGAGCAGATATGCGGCGCCTATCGCACTCAATCCGAACACCGGCAGGGTATATGTCGGCTCTGGTTCAGGCTCGCTAACCGTGATAGATGGTTCTAACAATAACGAGATCGTCGGCAGGATAGGGAAAAGCATTAACGTTCAAGGAATAGACGTCAATCCAAAAACCAACGAAGTGTACGTGATAGATAATGCGACAACTTTGTACAAGATAGATGGTGCGACAAACAAGGTTGTTGGCAATGTCACAATTGGCCTGCCACCAGATGAAGTAAATGCCACTGGCAATATTCTAAAGGCAATTGCAGTGAATCCTGACACGAATGTGGTGTATGTCATCAATCAGATATTATATGGATCTCGATCACCAAATGAGGGTGTTTCATTTTCGACCGGATACTTGGTTGCGGTAAATGGCACATCAAATGCCATAATTAGTCCCGATATCACAAAGAGTAGTCTTTACCTGACCATTAACTCCAATACAAACACGATATATGTCATGAGTGGCGGCGGCATAGTCGAGGTAGACGGCCTTTCAAACGATGTGGTTCTCCGGGGCTATGTCCCTAATTTAGAGGAATACATTAGTCACCTTGTAGTTGATGAAAGTACAAACAAGTTGTATTTGCAGGGGCAGACTGGCATCTTTCAGGTGTCAGATAACGACAACAAAGTAAATGCACCAGAGTTTCACAACTACTTTGTCATGCTGGTTCCAGCGCTTGCAATTACGGCGGCGGTAATTCTTACACGTCGGCACAGTAACAAAGGGCATTAG